One Gimesia aquarii DNA segment encodes these proteins:
- the rsmD gene encoding 16S rRNA (guanine(966)-N(2))-methyltransferase RsmD, producing MRIIAGKYRRRKLHTNPGQTTRPITDFVKEVLFEWLGETVKEKRVADIYAGTGSLGLEALSRGARSVVFIEQDRKAHQLLKRNVENIGAEKETLCWKTNAQLSSFRPKNVPDFVPFDMIFFDPPYKMIDDLKPGSRLYESLERLARDTVSSENCSLILRTPRDAEFECPTLWEQFDLLQKSSMDIYFMKKRESS from the coding sequence GTGCGTATTATAGCAGGTAAATATCGTCGGCGTAAATTACATACCAACCCAGGCCAAACAACACGCCCGATTACCGACTTTGTAAAAGAAGTACTCTTTGAATGGTTGGGAGAGACCGTCAAAGAAAAGCGTGTTGCCGACATTTACGCGGGAACGGGATCACTGGGTCTAGAAGCACTCAGCAGAGGGGCCAGGAGTGTTGTTTTCATCGAACAAGATCGCAAAGCGCACCAGCTTCTCAAACGCAATGTTGAAAATATCGGCGCGGAAAAAGAAACTCTCTGCTGGAAGACCAATGCCCAACTTTCCTCCTTCCGACCAAAAAACGTTCCGGATTTTGTCCCTTTCGACATGATCTTCTTCGACCCTCCCTACAAGATGATCGATGATCTCAAACCCGGTTCGCGCTTATACGAATCGCTAGAAAGGCTGGCCCGAGATACTGTCTCTTCTGAAAACTGTAGCTTAATATTGAGAACGCCACGCGATGCTGAATTCGAATGTCCCACTCTCTGGGAACAATTCGATCTATTACAAAAATCGAGTATGGATATTTACTTCATGAAAAAACGAGAATCCAGCTAA
- a CDS encoding FHA domain-containing protein has translation MPKFIIKTGKHQGKTLKLPERDITIGRELECDIRITDSDVSRRHCQLIVLDEKISVIDLKSRNGTYVNDIAIQKETPLEPGALLRVGPMVFELVGAKKAVKKPSNYTPDPADPPLSDDDISSWLSEDTNNSAASPGDTTIIPTTNFPPTESDSTTPKPKPKEKKEFHSVAEEAADIIKKHWERMAQKRENE, from the coding sequence ATGCCAAAATTCATAATCAAAACAGGTAAGCATCAGGGGAAAACGTTAAAGCTTCCTGAAAGAGACATCACCATTGGTCGTGAGCTGGAATGCGATATTCGTATTACTGACTCTGATGTCAGTCGTAGACACTGCCAATTAATTGTCCTCGACGAAAAAATCTCTGTGATTGATTTAAAAAGCCGTAATGGAACTTACGTTAATGATATCGCAATTCAAAAAGAAACACCTCTTGAGCCAGGTGCCTTGCTTCGCGTAGGCCCAATGGTATTTGAGTTAGTTGGAGCGAAAAAAGCTGTCAAAAAGCCAAGCAATTATACCCCTGATCCAGCGGATCCACCGCTTTCAGATGACGATATTTCAAGCTGGCTCTCGGAGGATACAAACAATTCAGCCGCTTCACCAGGTGACACGACGATTATCCCTACGACAAATTTCCCCCCCACGGAGTCTGATTCAACTACACCCAAACCTAAACCTAAGGAGAAAAAAGAATTCCACTCTGTAGCTGAGGAAGCGGCAGACATCATCAAAAAACACTGGGAACGCATGGCACAAAAGAGGGAAAATGAGTGA
- a CDS encoding HU family DNA-binding protein, whose product MAAKATKDKPLTKTEILNALAESSGLTKKEVTSVLDSLSDLISKNIGKRGPGVFNMPGLLKIQVQRKPATKATTRPNPFKPGEMMQVAAKPARNVVKVRPLKALKEMV is encoded by the coding sequence ATGGCAGCAAAGGCTACTAAAGATAAGCCACTTACCAAAACAGAGATCCTCAATGCACTAGCTGAAAGTTCTGGACTCACCAAGAAAGAAGTAACAAGTGTTCTCGATAGCTTAAGTGATTTGATTTCCAAGAATATTGGGAAACGTGGTCCGGGTGTCTTCAATATGCCAGGTCTTCTGAAAATCCAAGTTCAGCGAAAGCCAGCAACCAAGGCGACAACACGCCCTAATCCATTCAAGCCTGGCGAAATGATGCAGGTTGCTGCAAAGCCTGCACGGAATGTCGTCAAAGTACGGCCTCTCAAAGCACTGAAAGAAATGGTCTAA
- a CDS encoding DegT/DnrJ/EryC1/StrS family aminotransferase, whose amino-acid sequence MNSSSQEKPAILGGTPLFPQGPPEWPLPNREVNQILQEAQKSGVWGKYHGPYSEQLQRELAALHQTEEVVLCSSGTVAIELALRGLGIGTGDEVILAAYDFEGNFKNILTVGATPMLVDVNRRNSNLDISLLEQAVSSSTKCILVSHLHGGLVPMQAVKKLAKKWGIPVIEDACQLPGANIEGRIAGSWGDIGVLSFGGSKLLTAGRGGALFTSSPQIAQRVRLYSYRGNEAYPLTELQAGILLPQMKSLQEDNLKRHKNVLHLQQKLEETSGLVSFQNDESTNQTTSCPGYYKLGFQYQPEQFAGMSRAQFCQSMQAEGIALHPGFRALHTIHSQKRFKKFNELPSASACDRNLVLLHHPILLTDEKNMEIIVRATSRIQNHADEIVRSETLQDEHKKSNDYSIE is encoded by the coding sequence ATGAACAGTTCATCACAAGAAAAACCTGCTATTTTAGGTGGAACACCATTGTTCCCCCAAGGTCCTCCAGAGTGGCCTCTACCAAATCGCGAAGTCAATCAAATTTTACAAGAGGCACAAAAATCGGGTGTGTGGGGCAAGTATCATGGCCCTTATTCAGAACAATTACAGCGAGAACTTGCCGCACTTCATCAGACTGAAGAAGTGGTTCTTTGCTCGAGTGGAACTGTTGCCATCGAACTTGCACTGCGTGGGCTTGGAATCGGAACAGGTGATGAAGTCATTCTCGCAGCCTATGACTTTGAAGGAAATTTCAAAAATATTTTGACAGTAGGCGCCACGCCGATGCTTGTTGATGTCAATCGCAGGAATAGTAACCTGGATATCAGCCTGCTAGAGCAAGCCGTGAGCAGCTCTACAAAATGCATTCTGGTATCTCATCTTCATGGAGGCCTGGTCCCGATGCAAGCTGTGAAGAAGCTCGCAAAAAAATGGGGAATCCCTGTCATTGAAGATGCCTGCCAATTACCTGGTGCCAACATTGAAGGACGAATTGCCGGAAGCTGGGGAGACATCGGAGTACTTAGCTTTGGTGGTAGTAAATTATTAACAGCAGGCCGCGGTGGTGCACTATTTACGTCTTCACCCCAAATTGCACAACGAGTCAGACTTTACTCATACCGTGGAAACGAGGCTTACCCATTGACAGAATTACAGGCAGGAATATTACTACCACAAATGAAATCGCTTCAGGAAGATAATCTAAAACGACATAAAAATGTGTTACATCTGCAGCAAAAACTGGAAGAAACATCGGGACTGGTCAGCTTTCAAAACGACGAAAGTACAAATCAAACTACCTCCTGCCCTGGCTACTACAAATTGGGTTTCCAATATCAACCGGAGCAGTTCGCAGGTATGTCGAGAGCTCAATTTTGCCAATCGATGCAGGCCGAAGGAATCGCCCTACACCCCGGATTCAGGGCATTACACACGATTCATAGCCAAAAACGATTTAAAAAGTTTAATGAGTTACCAAGTGCCTCAGCATGCGATCGCAATCTCGTACTTTTGCATCATCCTATTTTATTGACGGATGAAAAAAATATGGAAATCATCGTAAGAGCAACGTCGAGAATTCAAAACCACGCAGATGAGATTGTTCGAAGCGAAACACTTCAAGATGAACACAAAAAAAGCAACGACTATTCAATTGAATAA
- a CDS encoding efflux RND transporter permease subunit — protein MASFFEKRDPWGHNLSLWVVVFMIFITPVLAGVLREIRQENNVENWLPPDDPQSKVLAWHRKSFGIEDRILVSWEGSSLTDLRAERLKTLLMGTADEKGIRHGGSPYIQEVVTPQDAIQRMVEYRIEPEEAQERLKGVLLGTGMLKIRLTEAGKKRQEQTTQELIDKAKSELGLVLTVKPAFKEWVEMVDESEEAETIKEPIDEDEEQVDFKELVASIPAHDFQVSWSRMQPDAELTNQLKQIALSLTRPSILPEPLAASSEEKTDSTPLVQPTLIEDCFFATGTPISISIALSNPGDADHGAAVDAVKAAAFKAGIPAESLHIGGRPAAGAALNRMVKKSSWDTDYPAWQFHKRSVTLFSGLIGIALAFFMLRSIRLSCIVLLVSYFTTFVAVSVVPLTGGTMNMVLVVMPTLLTVLTLSGSIHVANYWKHAAHVNIKTAVVEAVEMARAPCMMASLTTAIGLASLITSPLSPVRDFGLYSAIGCLISLLMVLFGLPSLLQLWPAKPPKASEIDTRNWQKLGNALSRHQMMVSLSCLMLFAVSCYGFKWFRTETKVIKYFPDSSRVIQDYLFLEENLSGITPVDTVIRFDKNAQDNLNFLERIELVRKIQSRIEEHPEISGSISLADFRPVSEPLPEGASTFQKLRHAKRVNETERRVRESLESGTAKSFLHLADREVVLEQETANGARSVPVNEGDELWRITSQVAIMTDLNYGDLTRDLNQVTQSVLRDHAGTTHIVTGTIPLFLRTQEAVLESLIKSFGLAFAVIAVVMMILLRSPLAGLITMLPNLMPIGVVFGLLCWMNISIDIGTMITASVALGIAVDGTLHLLTWFKIGIEEGKTKQEAVAAALGHCGPAMWQTSAAVAISLAMLYPADLLLVSRFGILMCALVTAALVADIIFLPALLAGPLGSLIETSLKKEAAADVPLLQEGKATMPHLQHAIKRAQSEKTFET, from the coding sequence ATGGCTTCGTTTTTCGAAAAACGCGATCCCTGGGGACATAATCTCTCATTATGGGTCGTAGTCTTCATGATCTTCATAACTCCTGTGCTGGCTGGAGTTTTGCGAGAGATTCGTCAAGAAAATAATGTTGAGAATTGGCTGCCACCCGACGACCCACAGTCGAAAGTTCTGGCTTGGCATCGTAAAAGTTTCGGTATTGAAGACCGTATTCTCGTTTCCTGGGAAGGGAGTTCACTCACAGATTTGCGGGCAGAACGCTTGAAAACCCTTCTGATGGGAACCGCCGATGAAAAGGGAATACGACATGGTGGCTCTCCTTATATTCAGGAAGTGGTGACACCCCAGGATGCCATTCAGAGAATGGTTGAATACCGGATTGAGCCAGAAGAGGCACAAGAGCGTTTAAAAGGGGTCTTACTCGGTACTGGGATGCTGAAGATCCGCTTAACTGAGGCCGGCAAGAAACGACAGGAACAGACCACCCAGGAGCTCATCGATAAAGCGAAGAGCGAGTTGGGTTTGGTGCTTACCGTTAAGCCCGCGTTCAAAGAGTGGGTAGAGATGGTTGATGAGTCTGAGGAAGCAGAAACCATTAAAGAGCCTATTGATGAGGATGAAGAACAAGTCGATTTTAAAGAACTCGTGGCATCGATTCCAGCTCACGATTTTCAGGTCAGTTGGTCACGAATGCAACCTGATGCAGAACTCACAAACCAATTAAAACAAATAGCACTTTCACTGACACGTCCGTCGATTCTACCCGAACCACTGGCCGCGAGTTCTGAAGAGAAAACAGATTCTACCCCTCTGGTTCAACCGACTTTGATTGAAGATTGTTTTTTTGCAACAGGTACTCCAATTTCGATTTCGATTGCACTGTCAAACCCTGGTGATGCGGATCATGGTGCTGCGGTCGATGCAGTGAAAGCGGCGGCATTCAAAGCAGGTATTCCAGCAGAAAGCCTCCATATCGGCGGGAGACCCGCTGCAGGAGCTGCATTAAACCGCATGGTTAAAAAATCTTCCTGGGATACAGACTACCCTGCCTGGCAATTTCATAAACGGTCTGTGACATTGTTTTCAGGATTGATTGGAATTGCCCTCGCCTTTTTCATGTTACGGAGTATCAGGCTTTCTTGTATCGTATTATTAGTTTCATATTTCACAACGTTTGTGGCGGTTTCCGTTGTGCCTCTGACGGGAGGAACCATGAACATGGTTCTGGTTGTCATGCCGACGTTGTTGACAGTGTTAACACTTTCCGGTTCGATTCATGTCGCAAACTACTGGAAACATGCAGCACATGTGAATATCAAAACGGCCGTAGTAGAGGCAGTGGAAATGGCACGCGCTCCCTGCATGATGGCCAGCTTAACAACAGCCATCGGTTTGGCATCCTTAATAACCAGCCCTCTATCACCAGTTCGTGACTTCGGACTCTATTCCGCCATTGGTTGCCTCATCTCTTTGTTAATGGTGTTATTTGGCTTGCCGTCCTTGTTACAATTATGGCCAGCGAAGCCTCCTAAAGCCTCTGAGATTGACACCAGGAACTGGCAAAAGTTAGGAAACGCGCTGTCCAGACATCAAATGATGGTTTCATTGAGTTGCCTGATGCTCTTTGCCGTTTCCTGTTATGGCTTCAAGTGGTTCCGCACGGAAACGAAAGTGATCAAGTATTTTCCCGATTCATCCCGCGTGATTCAAGACTATTTGTTCCTGGAAGAAAACCTTTCAGGGATTACGCCCGTTGATACCGTAATTCGTTTTGATAAAAATGCACAGGATAATTTGAATTTTCTCGAACGCATTGAGTTGGTTCGAAAAATTCAAAGTCGTATTGAAGAGCATCCCGAAATTAGTGGCTCCATTTCCCTGGCTGATTTTCGACCTGTTTCAGAGCCGTTGCCTGAAGGAGCGAGCACGTTTCAAAAATTACGACATGCAAAACGCGTAAATGAAACCGAAAGACGTGTCCGTGAAAGCCTCGAGTCAGGAACTGCTAAATCGTTTCTACATTTAGCTGATCGGGAAGTAGTATTAGAGCAGGAAACCGCTAACGGTGCGAGGTCTGTGCCTGTGAATGAAGGAGACGAGCTGTGGCGAATTACATCTCAGGTCGCCATTATGACGGATTTGAATTATGGTGATCTTACACGAGACTTAAATCAGGTCACTCAGTCTGTATTACGAGACCATGCAGGTACTACGCATATCGTGACCGGCACGATTCCCCTGTTTCTGCGCACACAGGAGGCAGTTCTTGAAAGCTTGATCAAAAGTTTTGGTTTGGCTTTTGCTGTGATTGCGGTCGTGATGATGATTCTATTGCGTAGCCCTCTTGCCGGTCTGATTACCATGTTACCCAATTTGATGCCCATTGGTGTGGTTTTTGGATTGCTTTGCTGGATGAATATTTCGATCGATATCGGTACGATGATTACTGCATCAGTCGCGCTTGGGATTGCCGTTGATGGAACATTGCACCTGCTGACGTGGTTCAAAATTGGTATCGAGGAAGGCAAGACCAAACAGGAAGCAGTGGCTGCTGCACTCGGTCACTGTGGACCGGCGATGTGGCAAACCAGTGCTGCTGTCGCGATCAGTTTGGCAATGTTGTATCCGGCTGATCTTCTGTTGGTCAGTCGTTTTGGGATCTTGATGTGTGCTCTAGTCACAGCAGCCCTGGTGGCTGACATTATCTTTTTGCCCGCACTTCTGGCTGGCCCTCTGGGTTCTTTGATTGAAACATCATTGAAAAAAGAGGCGGCTGCAGATGTTCCGCTGTTACAGGAAGGCAAAGCAACGATGCCACATCTACAGCATGCGATCAAGCGTGCTCAGTCTGAGAAAACATTCGAGACTTAG
- a CDS encoding GTP-binding protein — MTHQIKFIMVGGFLGAGKTTTLGRLAKYYSDQGLNVGVVTNDQASDLVDTNTLRSQGLHVGEVAGACFCCHFDALMETIEELGSKSKPDVILAEPVGSCTDLVATVIQPIKRLFDAEFSIHPYAVLMKPSHGKKILKNEKGSGFSPKAAYILKKQLEEADVILVNRIDELAAEDVDELTALVDEHFPGTPVLRTSALTGEGFEALVEFLEQDGDFGSKILDIDYDIYAEGEAELGWLNSSVRVTSENVFSLDQLLLDVISQLQISFKEKGVETAHLKVIGLWEGFYGVVNLISNDSAPKLSLPSDCTVNELDLIVNARVACDPEALTEQVTHVLQHCAKTLNANLEFRQTQSFRPGRPVPTHRYASPQ; from the coding sequence ATGACACATCAAATCAAATTCATAATGGTGGGTGGTTTTTTAGGGGCTGGAAAAACGACAACCTTAGGGCGATTGGCAAAGTATTATTCCGATCAGGGGTTGAATGTAGGAGTCGTTACCAACGATCAAGCTTCTGATTTAGTCGATACGAATACCTTGAGGTCACAAGGTCTACATGTGGGTGAAGTCGCAGGGGCCTGCTTCTGCTGTCATTTTGATGCTTTGATGGAGACGATCGAAGAGTTGGGATCAAAATCGAAGCCCGATGTGATTCTGGCAGAACCGGTTGGCAGCTGTACTGATCTTGTAGCAACTGTGATTCAGCCTATTAAACGCTTGTTTGATGCGGAGTTTTCCATCCATCCCTATGCCGTTCTCATGAAGCCCAGTCATGGTAAAAAGATTTTGAAAAATGAAAAAGGATCCGGCTTTTCCCCGAAAGCTGCTTACATACTGAAAAAACAACTGGAAGAAGCAGACGTGATTTTGGTGAATCGTATTGATGAGCTTGCAGCTGAAGATGTTGATGAACTTACTGCTTTGGTTGATGAACACTTTCCCGGGACTCCTGTCTTAAGAACATCAGCCCTCACAGGAGAAGGGTTTGAAGCACTGGTTGAGTTCTTAGAACAGGATGGTGATTTTGGGAGTAAGATCCTTGACATTGATTATGACATTTATGCAGAGGGTGAAGCTGAACTTGGCTGGTTGAATAGTAGCGTGCGCGTCACATCTGAAAATGTGTTTTCTCTCGATCAGTTATTGCTGGACGTCATTTCTCAGTTGCAAATTTCATTTAAGGAAAAGGGAGTCGAGACAGCGCACCTTAAGGTGATCGGTTTATGGGAAGGATTTTATGGTGTTGTTAATCTGATTAGCAATGACAGCGCACCAAAATTATCTTTACCGTCAGACTGCACAGTAAACGAACTGGATCTGATTGTGAATGCACGCGTTGCCTGTGATCCGGAAGCGTTAACAGAGCAGGTGACGCACGTTTTGCAGCATTGTGCAAAAACATTAAACGCAAATTTAGAGTTCCGTCAGACTCAAAGTTTTCGTCCGGGTAGACCTGTTCCAACACATCGCTATGCGTCACCTCAGTGA
- a CDS encoding alpha/beta hydrolase, giving the protein MTDKSFFNTWSWMICVLSIMYLALFNAMAFSEQQPVLQKFKTIRNIPYDTTIKLGKHFKSLDLYTPASGKNHPIVIWVHGGGWKIGDKRGVNNKPQFFTDHGFILASINYRLYPQATYDQQAQDVAEAIYWVQEHAKKYGGNADQIFLMGHSAGAHLVALVSTNPAYLKRESLSLKSIKGTILLDGAGYDISERIRTAGPTAKKLYTTIFGTDEKTWKTASPITYIHEKQSIPPFLIVHVAERAESRRQSESLEKNLRSKGISSKLVSAQGKTHLTINREIGLSDDVPTQKILEFLKNVRKPSEDK; this is encoded by the coding sequence ATGACAGATAAATCTTTTTTCAATACTTGGTCTTGGATGATTTGTGTGTTGTCAATCATGTATCTGGCATTATTCAACGCGATGGCATTTTCTGAACAGCAGCCTGTCCTCCAGAAATTCAAAACCATTCGGAACATTCCCTATGACACAACAATTAAACTAGGAAAGCATTTTAAGAGTCTGGATTTATATACACCAGCATCAGGAAAAAATCATCCCATTGTCATTTGGGTACATGGTGGAGGCTGGAAAATTGGTGACAAACGTGGCGTAAATAACAAACCGCAATTCTTTACCGACCATGGTTTCATTTTAGCCAGCATTAATTATCGACTTTATCCACAAGCCACATACGATCAACAGGCACAGGATGTTGCAGAAGCAATTTATTGGGTCCAAGAACACGCCAAAAAGTATGGAGGTAATGCGGATCAAATTTTCCTCATGGGACATTCAGCGGGAGCTCATCTCGTCGCCTTGGTTTCCACAAATCCCGCTTATCTCAAAAGAGAGTCGCTTTCGCTGAAATCAATTAAAGGAACCATTTTACTGGATGGTGCCGGTTATGATATTTCGGAACGAATCAGGACCGCTGGCCCGACTGCAAAAAAGCTCTATACAACAATATTCGGAACTGATGAGAAAACGTGGAAAACGGCGTCGCCCATCACTTATATACACGAAAAGCAATCCATTCCCCCTTTTTTAATCGTGCATGTTGCTGAAAGAGCAGAATCCAGGCGTCAGTCTGAAAGTCTGGAGAAAAATTTGAGATCAAAGGGAATTTCCTCGAAATTGGTCTCTGCGCAAGGAAAAACTCATCTCACAATCAACCGAGAAATTGGGCTATCAGATGATGTTCCCACTCAGAAGATCTTAGAATTTTTGAAAAACGTACGAAAGCCTTCAGAAGACAAATAG
- a CDS encoding MBL fold metallo-hydrolase, producing MLPRREVFPHVIEINYQARQRLGCCVYLVFNDQNEWLLIDIGYEDTVSEIIEMIRQMDFPLANCKYLIATHADVDHIQGLSRAKELLPSAEVIAHPSAARLLEVGDRISTYAEISAQGISIDMPPCKVDIEVKEGDVINLGEEIKLEVWHTPGHTDGQLAFRFGELLFSGDNIYRDGCVGHIDAHHGSDIPDFINSLERIRDCDAKWLLPSHGPIFRNKKELLQATIDRLNTYLHMADFGTCAIDWPLQDEWDDELVKGFDPDTAQ from the coding sequence ATGTTGCCCCGACGCGAAGTATTTCCACACGTCATCGAAATCAATTATCAGGCCAGGCAGCGTTTAGGGTGTTGTGTTTACCTTGTGTTTAATGATCAGAATGAATGGTTGTTAATCGACATTGGGTATGAAGACACCGTGTCAGAAATCATTGAAATGATTCGACAGATGGATTTTCCGCTGGCAAATTGCAAATATCTGATTGCAACTCACGCTGACGTCGATCATATTCAGGGACTCAGCCGTGCCAAAGAATTGTTACCCTCGGCCGAGGTCATTGCACATCCGAGTGCCGCTCGACTGCTCGAAGTAGGCGATCGAATCAGTACTTACGCAGAAATTAGTGCACAAGGCATTTCGATTGATATGCCTCCGTGTAAAGTTGATATTGAAGTAAAAGAAGGAGACGTCATTAACCTGGGTGAAGAGATCAAGCTGGAAGTCTGGCACACACCCGGACACACAGATGGGCAATTGGCGTTTCGTTTTGGGGAGCTACTTTTCTCAGGTGACAACATCTATCGAGATGGTTGTGTTGGGCACATTGATGCCCACCATGGTTCTGATATTCCGGACTTTATTAATTCGTTAGAGCGTATTCGGGACTGTGATGCAAAATGGCTACTCCCCAGTCACGGTCCAATCTTTCGGAACAAAAAGGAACTCTTGCAAGCGACCATTGATCGTTTGAATACTTATCTGCATATGGCAGATTTCGGGACCTGTGCCATCGATTGGCCACTGCAGGACGAGTGGGACGACGAGCTCGTAAAGGGATTTGATCCTGATACCGCGCAATAA
- the mutY gene encoding A/G-specific adenine glycosylase, with translation MSELSSIFDPKRRQRFRRQLLSWYNTHQRDLPWRGVNDPYAVWISEIMLQQTVVAAVIPYFEKFMTRFPDLQTLANAEESEVLQYWEGLGYYSRARNIHKSAKIIVQEYQGKFPTSLKSLQKLPGIGRYTAGAICSFAYDQSAPIVEANTLRLYSRLIGLEEDPRSKSGQNQLWDFAELILPRKSPGIFNQALMDLGSLVCTPQNPACNQCPVSSACEAFLKDRQHKIPIPKVRPEITPLTDVSIAVFEGHKVMIRQRMSGERWAGLWDFPRFTLENMNGLAHPALKKRKSNGQKMLFAEHNNERSGKDDFPTGLSVDVVPRLEEYLREHAGVKASLHQFVAEIRHNVTRYKIRLLCFVAIVESADASQVSSSRLQSEEQALYRWVTVSELEAYPLSVTGRKFAKLLAQEIPSFD, from the coding sequence ATGTCTGAGCTGAGTTCTATATTTGATCCGAAGCGTCGGCAGAGATTTCGCCGACAACTGTTGTCCTGGTACAACACTCATCAGCGTGATCTGCCCTGGCGAGGGGTTAACGATCCATACGCCGTCTGGATCAGTGAAATCATGCTGCAGCAAACGGTTGTTGCAGCCGTGATTCCTTATTTTGAAAAATTCATGACCCGTTTTCCAGATCTGCAGACATTGGCGAATGCCGAGGAAAGCGAAGTGCTACAGTATTGGGAAGGTCTTGGATACTACAGCCGCGCGCGCAATATTCATAAGTCTGCTAAGATCATCGTGCAAGAGTATCAAGGCAAATTTCCTACGAGTCTCAAATCGCTCCAAAAACTGCCTGGAATAGGACGTTATACTGCGGGAGCCATTTGTTCTTTTGCCTATGACCAATCGGCTCCGATTGTAGAAGCCAATACATTGCGGCTCTACTCTCGATTGATTGGACTTGAGGAAGATCCGAGATCCAAATCAGGGCAAAATCAACTATGGGACTTTGCAGAACTCATTTTACCACGTAAGTCACCTGGGATTTTTAACCAGGCATTAATGGACTTGGGGAGTCTGGTTTGTACGCCTCAAAATCCAGCATGCAATCAATGTCCCGTCAGCTCGGCGTGTGAAGCATTTCTCAAAGACAGGCAGCATAAGATTCCGATTCCCAAGGTGCGACCGGAAATCACTCCCCTTACTGATGTCAGTATTGCCGTGTTTGAAGGGCACAAAGTGATGATTCGACAACGAATGTCGGGAGAACGTTGGGCAGGGTTATGGGACTTTCCCCGTTTTACGTTGGAGAACATGAACGGACTTGCTCATCCTGCTCTGAAAAAGCGAAAATCAAATGGTCAGAAGATGTTATTTGCAGAACACAACAACGAACGGTCGGGTAAAGATGATTTTCCAACGGGATTATCAGTGGACGTCGTTCCTCGCTTGGAGGAATATTTGCGAGAGCATGCCGGGGTCAAGGCATCGCTTCATCAGTTTGTTGCCGAGATTCGACATAATGTGACTCGCTATAAAATTCGTCTGCTTTGTTTTGTTGCAATCGTTGAGTCTGCTGATGCGAGCCAGGTTTCTTCTTCTCGTTTGCAGAGTGAGGAGCAAGCACTCTATCGATGGGTTACTGTCAGTGAGTTAGAAGCGTATC
- the csrA gene encoding carbon storage regulator CsrA, with protein MLVLSRKKNEKIVIDENIIITIVEIRGDKVRLGIEAPRDVPIHRSEVYDAIQNEQNQVSTKENGTSEVVQ; from the coding sequence ATGTTAGTTTTATCGCGCAAGAAAAATGAGAAAATCGTAATTGATGAGAATATCATCATTACGATTGTTGAGATACGCGGTGACAAAGTCCGCTTGGGAATTGAAGCCCCTCGCGATGTTCCCATTCATCGAAGTGAAGTCTATGATGCAATTCAAAACGAGCAGAATCAAGTTTCTACCAAAGAGAATGGGACTTCTGAAGTCGTGCAATAA
- a CDS encoding response regulator transcription factor, which translates to MATNETRFDMTSSIVNHILVVDDEQDTALFLKKLLEEHGYHVTIAKDGGQAHSSFSMHKPDFVILDLIIPHESGFEICERMKQKESDVPILILTAIDSPESRQLAKRVGADGYLLKPFNPDELLEMIKEISNEVWEHDHLDSSKEDLDERIHFYCPCGKKLKVRVKHRGRTMTCPSCQEALVVPLHD; encoded by the coding sequence ATGGCTACGAATGAAACTCGCTTTGATATGACATCTTCGATCGTCAATCACATTCTTGTTGTGGACGACGAACAGGATACCGCCTTATTTCTCAAAAAGCTGCTAGAGGAACATGGCTACCATGTAACAATAGCAAAAGACGGCGGACAAGCCCACTCATCATTCAGTATGCATAAACCTGATTTTGTGATTCTAGATTTAATCATTCCTCACGAAAGTGGTTTTGAAATCTGTGAACGGATGAAACAAAAAGAAAGTGATGTTCCCATCCTCATTTTGACTGCAATTGACTCTCCAGAATCACGTCAATTAGCAAAACGAGTTGGTGCGGATGGTTATCTGTTGAAACCGTTTAACCCGGATGAATTACTGGAAATGATCAAAGAGATTTCAAATGAAGTCTGGGAACATGATCACCTCGATTCTTCCAAGGAAGACCTAGATGAACGAATTCATTTCTACTGTCCCTGTGGTAAAAAACTAAAAGTTCGCGTTAAACATAGAGGGCGTACGATGACATGTCCCTCATGTCAAGAAGCACTTGTGGTTCCTCTGCATGATTAA